The nucleotide window GTTCAACCAGGGCTGGTCCCCTCACCTGAGCATCTGGTTCAGGCGGCCTTCAAGGAAAGATGGACCTTCCATACGGAGATAGCGGAGGTACTGCAGTCTGAGGATCTGAGAAGTAAATTGCAGAAGAGCCTGATGGTCCTGTTCCTCAGCAGCAGACCCATGAATGGGGGAGAGAAGGAGTTTCTGAACATTTCTCATCTTGCCCAGGAGAGGAGCAAACTTGGCCAGGGAGGACAGCTTCTGGGTGAAATTCAAGTCCACCTCCTGGATACAGTCCAACTTCACTATTCGGAAAACTTTCTTAATAGTTTCCCTGGACCTTGAAACAATCTTCATCTTCTTACAGCACAAGTGTATGGAGCCTTTCCGCTGCTCCACCCACGTGAAGAGGTAGGTGATACATTTGCCCCAGGTATTTTCCTTGAGACAAAGATCTACGTACATCTCCAAGGGAGCCAAGGAGTGCTTTGTCCTTGGCATGTCCTTAGCCACTGATGCCATAAGTGAACTTGAGGTCACATGGTACTTGTCTCCAGACCACATGTTCCAGAAGTCCTGGCCAGTATTTCTCAAGTCCAGCACCCGCAGTTTGCACTTCCTATGGGGAAACAGAAGATCGGGTGAGAGTCTTTAAAATGTACACTGAATGAAACTACAGCCTCAGAATTTAGGCAACATTCTAACTTCCCATCTTtgctttgacttcacattcctgatATCaccttctgtcttttctctttcctctcttgctCACTTTCCTCCAGTCCTTTTCGTCTTCCATCCTTCCTAGTACACTTTTGCAAGGTATTTCCCAATGTGATCTCAGCAGTGCTCAAGGCTTCTGAGCTTTTTCAGAAGTCTCTGGTCTGCCCTTTGGTCATTCACTCTCCCTGACACCGGCAGTCCCTTCCAGGACACCCAAGACCCTGCCAGGCTATCTGGATCAGACTCACCTGGGCTGAACCTTCTGGGCCAGCAGGACATCAAGTCCATCCAGCACTGCTTCTAAGGTTTCTTGGTGAGGCTTCTTCATCAGCCCCCCTAGAGGCAGGCGGGCAAAGGGCCAGGTTTGCACCATGGCCATCATGGTCTCACTGCGTCTGAGAGAGAAGGCGGCCATGAATAGTGTTGGGTAGAGCTCCATGGGCAGATACTCCAAAGACCAGATGGCCAAGGCCTCATCTCTCAACAGGCTCATTGCTGCCAAGTTCACAAGTCTGGGTGGGTTGTGAGCACTCATCCTGACTCTTCTCTTAATGGAATCCTGTGAAAATGCAAGGGAACAAAGCATCCTTCTCAGGTCAGTCATACCCAAAGAGTGGTCTCTCTCCCCATTCTTCAGGGAAATCAAATCAGAGGCAAAGTCATCACCGTGGAAACGATGAACCAGAAAGGAAGAAACTCAGTTTGTCAGGCTTCCAGGCTAGATTTGGTGGCACTAAGCTATAGCTCTGCCTCTTCTGGCACTACAGCGAGAATCTCACAAGTACCAAGAAGACAGAAAGGCAACCAATAGCTCCTCCATTTCCTTCATTGTTTGCTTACTGCATGTCCCTCTTGCACCTTTGTATCAGGAGACTGAACAAGTTGACTCCCTTTCTCTTGGGTGAAAACCTTTAAAGTATCATGTTCAGCCCAAATTATGGGGCAAGAAGTTCATGTGGAACACAGCTTCAGTCCTCAGTTTCCAAAGTTAACTTTACTGGGAAGGATTAAGGAGATACCTTTTAAAAGCAATGCAATTTGTGCATAAAGTAAAAACTTTAAATGTCAAGAAATAGCATTTCCAATAGTTAGATGTCTTTTATTAACAAGAAGAACTGTTTCATAAGACATTTAAATGATATAAGCCAAAGCCAAAATCAAATGTTTAGGATGAAGGCAAAGCTTCACTTTGAGGCAAAAGGAAAGCCTTTAATTTGTTTaaccaaaagaaaaggaaaactcttcCTGTCATGTCAGATCGCATCCCACCTGTCAGTACACACTGACCATTGGCAGAATATCTTCCCTGAGGTTATTCCCTGAGGCTCAGATGTGGTTCTAGGGCTGCTCAGACCTCAGTCCTGGGCGAGAACACAGGCAGTGACTCAACATTGAGAAGTTTCTGAGTCTCTTCTTTGGTGTTTGAGGCTTTTATAGAACTTTCTAATCACATCTGCCCTCCTTTCAACTGCTAACTTCCAATTAGAAGTCATTACCTGATTAGATTCCACAAATTCTCTCAGGTTAATGCTGATTGGGTTACAGTATATCTCCAGATGAttgagggagggggtgggaccTAGGACTTTTTCATTGGTTCACTCCACAAAATAGGATTGAGTTTTGCTAATATGGATAGTTGTATTCCTGGGTGGGAGTAAGGGAAGGGATTATGTGTCCCAAATattatacaaaaaaacaaaacccaagacaATGTCTGGAAAACCTCATTGTTGCATGATTTTTGtccaaattaaaattattaaatgtccTAGAATTAAAGCAGCTTCATAAAAGCAGTGGTGTtatttccaaaggaaacaaaataaactcTTATTTGTTTCAAGTTCACACTTAGGTCTTATATGGGAAATGGCAGATTATGAGTTTATTCACAGGGGCTTGCAACTGGAGATGTCACTGGCCCTCCAGGCTTAATTGCTGACAGAGAACATCTGGTCAATCCTGTGAGAACTAAGGGTGGGTGCTGGGCAGTGTGGTGGTGGCCCTTCCTAAAGGGGCCCTGTGAATGACTCAAACAGCCTCATGcatgtggttttgtttgtttgtttttctcttggaaAGAAGGACACTAAAGGCTTTTCTTTGGGTGATATTTAGAAACTAAACAGGAGTGGCTAAGAGGAGACAGTCATCTTTGAGGGTGTTTCCTGCTAGAATGTTGAGTTCAGGACATCAAATTGACTTGAAAAGACTAAATCTGAGAATCTGAGTGGAAGgagtcatgaccaactctgtgAAGGACATTTGCACACCTGAGAATCAGTGAGGGTGGTCACTGTGGGTTCTTTGGGAACTCAGAGACCAGGTGGCGGGAATGTGAATCAGTCACAGCTAACCTTGTTTTCACTGTGCCTGCTGCTACCAGTAACCATTGTCTTTTAGGTTCTTCACACAGAGGATGCAGCCAAGATAGCAATTAATCCCAGGCATATTCCTGGAATCCTGGGAGCTGAACCATAATCCCATTGGTCTCTTCTACATATTTTTTGATATTACATGGATATTACTTGACTTATTCTGATACTTATTTTGTGAGTAGGGTAAAGACATGATTTGCTGTCTATTTCCCAGTTCCCCTGGTTGCTGCTGGATCATGTTGCAAGGATTAACAAGGGAGCAAGACACCAGCAGGGGATACTTTGCTGTACCTGGCTGCGAGTCAGGGGTTGCACTTGAGTGGCCCAGGGTTTTTCTAGGGGCTGAATCAGAAGCACTTTGCTCTTACAGGGAAGTTTAAACAGAAGGATAACAGAGGCTTCAAGGAACCTCCAAGATTTAATTGTGACTTACTAAGATTGAGGACGATGGGAAAGGATCAGGTACGGAGAAAGAAAGTAAGGAGTCTGTTAGGTCATATTAGACTTGAGATGGTCATAACattaagtaaaaagaaacatCAAGTACCGAATAGCACTTGCAACAAAATCCTATTCATATGGCAAATGTTTcttgtgaaattcaaattttataccTGGAATGACAGGACTGTGGGGATGCAAAGGCAATTCCAGCCCCAGCAACATCAACATCAGGCTAACAAACCAA belongs to Bos javanicus breed banteng chromosome 16, ARS-OSU_banteng_1.0, whole genome shotgun sequence and includes:
- the LOC133228005 gene encoding PRAME family member 8-like, which produces MSAHNPPRLVNLAAMSLLRDEALAIWSLEYLPMELYPTLFMAAFSLRRSETMMAMVQTWPFARLPLGGLMKKPHQETLEAVLDGLDVLLAQKVQPRKCKLRVLDLRNTGQDFWNMWSGDKYHVTSSSLMASVAKDMPRTKHSLAPLEMYVDLCLKENTWGKCITYLFTWVEQRKGSIHLCCKKMKIVSRSRETIKKVFRIVKLDCIQEVDLNFTQKLSSLAKFAPLLGKMRNVQKLLLSPIHGSAAEEQDHQALLQFTSQILRLQYLRYLRMEGPSFLEGRLNQMLRCLKIPLYNISITNCLLTELDLTHLSQSPKMCQLKGLNLSGVTLTNFCPKLIQGLLEKVAGTLEELNLNLCGITDSLLTALVPALSCCSQLRVFSICGNLISMAVLQSLLRHTDGLSALRLEFYPAPRESYSSLGILNQERLAQLKAELWQLLTDLGHPRKIWISPSPCPHCGEDVCDHLSPNA